The sequence CAGCCGGTCATGGCGCTGCCTCTCGGCCGCGCCCGTACCGCCTGAGTGGCGGGGAGGCCGACCGCTCAGCGCAGGCCGGCGAAGAGGTCGTCCTCGGGAAGGGCGGCGCCGGTGGTGTCCTGGACCCGGACGAAGGTCTCCACGCCCATCAGCTCGGTGAACTTCTCCTTGCCCATCTTCAGGAAGAAGATGTTCTCGCCCTGGCTGGCGTGCGCGGCGAGCGCGTCGAACTTCTGGCCGCCGAACCCGGTGGTGTCCACCCAGGTGGTGATCTCCTCGTCGGGGAGGCCGATCTCGGGCATTTCCGGCTCCTCGGCGCCGGGCTCCTCCCAGTCGCCGCCGAGCTCGCGCATGACCTCGCCGAAGCGCGCCATCATCGAGCGCGGTGCCGTCGTCCAGTAGAGCTTCGGCGTCGCGCCGGCCAGCTCCAGCGCCCGCGACGTGATGCGGTTGGCCTGGATGTGGTCGGGGTGGCCGTAGAAGCCGTTCTCGTCGTAGGTCACGACCACGTCGGGCCGGTACGTCCGGATCAGCTCGGCGAGGCGGGCGGCGGCCTCGTCCACCGGCGTCGTCCAGAACGAGCCGGGCGCGTCGTTGGCGGCCCAGCCCATCATCCCGGAGTCCGCGTAGTCGAGCATTTCGAGGTGGTCGACCTTGAGGACCTCGCAGCTCGCCTCGAGCTCCTGACGGCGCATCGCGGCGACGGCGGCCGGGTCGTGGCCCGCCTCCCCGGGCTTGACACCTCCCGGGCCGTCTCCGCAGGCGCCGTCGGTACAGGTGACGAGTACCGTCCGGATGCCCTCGGCCGCGTAGCGGGCGAGCACGCCGCCGGTACCGGTGGCTTCGTCGTCGGGGTGGGCGTGCACGGCCATCAGCGTCAGGGGCCGGTCGGTCATG comes from Streptomyces sp. TLI_053 and encodes:
- a CDS encoding PIG-L family deacetylase, with product MTDRPLTLMAVHAHPDDEATGTGGVLARYAAEGIRTVLVTCTDGACGDGPGGVKPGEAGHDPAAVAAMRRQELEASCEVLKVDHLEMLDYADSGMMGWAANDAPGSFWTTPVDEAAARLAELIRTYRPDVVVTYDENGFYGHPDHIQANRITSRALELAGATPKLYWTTAPRSMMARFGEVMRELGGDWEEPGAEEPEMPEIGLPDEEITTWVDTTGFGGQKFDALAAHASQGENIFFLKMGKEKFTELMGVETFVRVQDTTGAALPEDDLFAGLR